From a region of the Paenibacillus lutimineralis genome:
- a CDS encoding helix-turn-helix domain-containing protein yields MEADDPKQVVLQVGAVLKKLRKERNMSLGDLAELSGVSKLTLGNIERGETNPTLGMLWKISKSLSIPLMALFSTGNSVSLSRAGEGLRIAGDDKTWVVEPIFQNASDEIEMCRAYLQPNSTYYPEQHHFNTTEIVTVMSGGITITVNDEPYHLNPYDSISFRADKKHSYTNQSDDVVVLHIILKYGI; encoded by the coding sequence ATGGAAGCCGATGATCCAAAACAAGTTGTATTACAGGTTGGAGCCGTGTTAAAGAAGCTTCGCAAAGAGCGGAATATGAGTCTTGGTGATTTAGCGGAGCTGTCAGGCGTCAGCAAGCTGACGCTCGGAAATATTGAACGAGGAGAGACGAATCCAACGCTAGGTATGCTATGGAAAATTTCAAAAAGCTTGTCCATTCCTCTCATGGCGTTGTTCTCAACCGGAAACAGTGTGAGCCTGTCGCGGGCTGGGGAAGGATTAAGAATCGCCGGGGATGATAAAACTTGGGTCGTGGAACCGATTTTCCAAAATGCAAGTGATGAAATTGAGATGTGCCGGGCTTATTTGCAGCCCAACAGCACCTACTACCCGGAACAACATCATTTTAATACAACTGAGATTGTCACCGTGATGTCGGGAGGAATTACAATCACCGTTAATGATGAACCCTATCACTTGAACCCATATGATTCAATAAGTTTTCGTGCCGACAAAAAGCATTCCTACACCAATCAATCCGATGATGTTGTGGTTCTCCATATTATTCTTAAATACGGAATATAA